Part of the Drosophila kikkawai strain 14028-0561.14 chromosome 3L, DkikHiC1v2, whole genome shotgun sequence genome is shown below.
AGAACCCGCTGGCCAGTCTGGCTGCCTTGGGCCTGGCCGGGATGAATCCGGCCAGCACTGGGGGCATCAACCACACAGGTGAGTTGAGCGCTTCTGCGGCCAGATGCCAGACAGATTTTCAATCTAATCTAGGCTCTGCCCCAGCAGCCCTGGCTGCACTGGCCGGGTCGCAACTGCGTACAGCGAATCCAGCGAACCgagcccagcagcagcagcacgagATGACCGTCTCCAATGACCTGATCGGCTGCATCATCGGCAAGGGCGGCACCAAGATAGCCGAGATCCGTCAGATCTCCGGCGCCATGATCCGGATCTCGAACTGCGAGGAGCGCGAGGGTGGCAACACCGATCgcaccatcaccatcagcgGCAACCCGGACTCGGTGGCCCTGGCCCAATACTTAATCAATATGAGGTGAGTGTTGCGCCATCGATCGGATCCCTCGGATCCCTCTTAGCCCTTTCACTCGGATCTGATCTGATCTCTGCCTCTGTTCTGTCTATCTGTTTGTGTGAATGTGTAAATGTTGATGTACATCTAAATGTAAacgtaaatgtaaatgtagtGTTGTTTCTCCGCGTGAATTGTTGTCTAACATCAATTTTGTCGAATTGACTTGCTAATtgacaaagaacaaaaaagaaaaagcaatAAAAGTGAAGGTATAAGGAGGTCTTCGTCGGTCGTAGGTCACCTCTCAGTCGCGgagtggcggtggcggtggttCAAACAATCAAAAGGTGGTTCCATTAAGACCATTGAGACGAGGCCCCGGGGAGGTGGGTAGGATGATCATATGGCCCCGACAGGGGTGAAGCGGGGATTAACACGAATCCGTAACTTAAGTCATACACACAAACATGTCCTAGCCTGTAAGTCGTAAGCCCGGCAAAGCCAAGTCACAAAAAGGCCGAAAGGCCCACAACTAGCACCaaaaactctctctctctctttgtctCTTATAATTCTCCACCCTCACACCACCCCCCTAGATCGTAGTTCGCATCGCTAGATCGCGCTAACCAAACTGTTCTAGCTAATAGAAACTATAAACTATCTCTAACTGTTAATTAAAACCTAGCATCTAGTGTTACCAAGCAACCAAGCAAAACATCCTTGTGTAATTATTATGCAACAGCAGTGCAGCAGGATGagcaggaggcggaggaggatgGTTATGAGGCCAGGCCAGCACCGAATTAATCTACGCATCACAACGCACACTTTTCACACAACCGACCAATGACAAGAAATCGAAAATCGAACAGCGAATATCGAATATATAGagaatatcgaaaaaatcgaaatcaatCGAACCGAAAAAAGggaacaaacaacaaacgaaaagaaaatataagaaaagctAAGCTGGACCTGATCCAATTGGTACTTCAAACTGCAGTTCAACTCCAAAATCgatccaaaaaaaaacccctttctctttctcttccCGTCCAAATATCAAATCAAACCGACCAAACCGAATCCCCCACCAAGTCCACCACCTCGTCCACCACCACGTTCATCCTccaaaaaccaaagcaaacaaacaaataatactCTTTCGGTCCACGCCTCCCCATTTTCAAAAAAGAgaacaaccaacaacaaccgcTCACCAAAAGTTTTCTAATCCTACCATCCAAAATTTGAACGCCGCTCTCCTCCCACCAAAAAtaccccccaaaaaaataatcgCTGAAAAGCCGCCCTTCTtctttatctctctctctccgcaAACTCCGAACCGTTCCTCCACACAAAACCTCCTTAACCTTTTGCATATAACAAAACACGAAAAAAAGAGTCGagaaaaaatgcaataaaaaccAACTCAATTccacaaaatcgaaaaaagaACCAAATGTTTTGAAAATACCTCTCTCTATCACCTgcctaaaaaaatacaaaaaaaaaaaaaaaaaaaaaaaaatcgaaagaaaaaaaaagaaataagaaacCGAAACAAATACCAAACAATATCCCAATTTGttcctttctttctctctctctttctatctACCCTAACCGAACCTCATCCACAGTGTTGAGCTGCAGAAGGCCAATCTCCTGGAGCAGGCCCAGGCCCAGCAGAATGGCGGTGctaccgccaccgccgccgccgctcccGGAGCGGCTGCTGCCGTCGCCGGAACAACTGCGATCGCCGGAGCAGCCGGAGCTCCGCCGGCTGGCACCAATGGAGCCCTCACAACAGTAACCCTAACTGGCGGAGGagctggcactggcactggcggAGGTGGTGCCGTTGGACCGGCTGCCGCAGCCGCCGCCAGCAATGGTACTGCCACGGCAGCCAATGGCGGCACCACCAACGGCAGTGTCTCCGCCgtggccgccgccgcagcagctgctgccgccggcTATGCCAGCGCTAATGGCAGCCAGGGAACCAATGGAACCGTTGGCGTTAATCCAGCAGCCGCCGCTCTATCCAGTCCTTTGGCTTCTGCTCTACAGCTGCTCACAAAGCCGGGAGCTCTGAGCGCCCTGTCCAACCTAAGCGCCCTCGATCTGCTTAACCTGACCACGCTGGGCAGCAACGGTGGCGCCGGCACTCCAGGCGGACCGCCAGTGCAGACGACGGGAGTGAACCGTGCCAAGGGCCACTATGCCACCTCAAGGTTCCGTCAGCATCAGACAGAGACCGGCGGAGAGGCGGAGAAGCCGCGCAATAAGTTCAATCCGTACTAGGAATAGGAGCAGGAGTCAGGAGCCACGAGTCGGAGCTGCAGCAGCCCGAGAGGAGTCAAGTTATAGTCGCTTAGTTTTATAGGATTCCCATGATAGCGTTGCGAAAGCTTTAGCTTTAGCGTTTAGATATTCTTGAAGaagaagcaaaaaacaaaaattgtataaaaattcgGTTTAAAAAGATGAAAAGATTGTGGCTGCGGCCAGCAAAAGTATTGGAGATTTCAAGACAATTTTTACATCTAAAAAAAGTAACCCCACAGCGATCCCattcaatatttatgaaaGAAACTAACCAAACTACAATAACTACAGTAAACAGTCACACTTAGAACGTGCTAGATGTAATCGTTCAATAATCAATCGATCAGagtcagaatcagaatcagcaTCAAATCAAACCATATATGGTGTATCGTATCGAATATATATAGGACCGAGTCGAGATTTTTTGACCAAGTGACCAAGGACCGACCCTAGTGGGCGCTCGCTATAGATTTTGGAccccaaaaactttttgataaACGCCTAAACtaaacttatatatatatatatatacatacaagcGAATATGTATCGTACATAATATAGAATTTGCCAAATTTTAGCGCATCCCTAGTAGCGTTCTCCTTAGATTAGAGATTAGATCGCGAATATCGAGTATGTAGAGCAGGTACCGAGCATTAAACTTAGCCTCAGCAGCCAACAATCTTTCCCCCAATCAACAAGCCATTCATTGTAACATATAACACACGCTCCAATATCTTATAAATCCATTGTGTACTCTCTTAGCTTCTAAGCactaaatgtattttttccccatatatatatttacgagATATAACCTTAAGCATAAAGACCCAAAAAAGCCATTTGTCGGGAGGCAGAAAGCAGCCCTAGCAGCAGAAAGAGAAGAGTTAAGTGAAGCAGCAGGCAGAAAATATGAAGTGAAATGAAAGAACCTTCTATAAGAAGTttacaaaagaaaagaaattcCAATGCGTTGAGAACCCGCCCGGGAGTCCGAAGATAGGGCGCGACACGATGTGCGACCGGGGGATCAACGACCTTTATGGACCAATTCGCTCTAATTGACGCAATCCACGCAATGAGAAGCGTACAAAAAGCCAACTAACTATTTGAATagaaaaacgaaatgaaaagcACATGGAAAAGCCAAGGGAAAGGGCGGATTTAAAACCGATGAAAAGGAAGAATAACGTTATCATGTATTAGACTTTAAGTCTTCGATTGTTTATggaacttttagttttttttgttagtttttacacTTTATACATTTACCCTCCTGAAATTCcccaaaatttgtatttattataatgcgattgtaaatttttattgttattatttttaaccaaaaaaaaggataaaaatgCGAAAATAATGTTGAACAAGtatttggaaattgaaatttctcTAACCTAAAGTACATGGAAAGATAATTGTAGCTACGTTATAAAGTTATACTTGATATGATTtctcttattattatattattattactattattactTTACACTTAGCTGTAGTTTGTAAGCGAGACAAGTGACACACATTATGTAATAACACAACTTAAGCTAAGCGGGCTTACGATTTTATAACCAAATTATATTCCTAACTATTCATACATACATctctacatacatacataccttACATACCCTACATACCCTACATTCATTACATACCCTACATTCATTACATACCCTACATACTTATATTATGCCACAAAATAATAACACAAAGGTAGAACAAACTAAAAATTCGAGTAacgtaaatacatacatacatacatacaatacAATGTATTCAATGTAATACTACTTCTTGACATTAATACACAGaaaatagacaaaaaaaaaaaaacacacctAGAAAAGGCTTTACCTGTAGAAGAACAGCAAGAACAACATCAAGCGAAAGGAACATTAATAATAGCGACATAAAAACctacatatttatatgcaaTGAAGAAAACAATGATGGAAACTACATACATGAGTTTGTAATAAAGTGAAAAATGAATACTAAAATAGAGTTCACTAATGAGGGATTTCAAGGGGTTGTGCCAAAGATCGTGTAGTAACAAGATGAGTAACGCCATACAATTTTCGTGCTTGGTTAAGGCTCTCTTAACAAACATTCTAGATATATAAGGACACTTACGCACTTGCTTTACGCTCTCAACGCCAGCAGAAAAATTGCTTTgatattacaatttaaatgtatgGTTGTTACGCATCTTGTTATTACAAGTTCATTCTTCTAAGGATTAATGGGGTGATctacaaaaacatttttaaattaacgaAACATTTAATACCAACTGCATCTTTACGATTTTTCAGAATATCCATGGAGACTGCTGGTCTGCCCATACCCGGTTATCACTACATTGCGCCCAGTGCAATTGTTAAAACACCCATTCACTAAATGCAAACAACAATCAAGCAATAAACAACAGCAACTGAAAATCGAGGAgtatgaggaggaggaggaggacaaaCTGCAACTGGAGGACAACACCAAGCAGGAGCAGGCAGCAAAATGAAACGTCAAATGTTAAATCATAAGCAATATATAAAACAGAAACCAGAAACATCTGCAACATCAAGGGGAGATCAGAGGAAGCAACCATATATCATATATGACAATGTCAGCAGCAATCACACTTTGAATtcataacacacacacacactcacgcgCGGAGAGACGGAACCATAAAATGCATACAcgttatatttattcattgattcttattaattatatgatactttttcattaagttttaaatGCAAAGGGCAAAACAAATACCACAACAAGAACTTTTATGTTAAACCGTTTTCGCGGAGGGCTTTCGCCCCCCCCAAAAGTAAGAACAGAACAGCAATTAATTGTAAGATTAGTCAAAATGaagacaaaataaacaagcaagaaaatatttaaaaaatcaattaaccaCGTAAACATGAAAGCAAGAAGACgagtaaaagaaaaagaaaggcAGAAAGAAAAATTCATAATGCAGTTAATTCTAAGCCA
Proteins encoded:
- the mub gene encoding poly(rC)-binding protein 3 isoform X17 codes for the protein MEDNNTSSSAGGASIKHEDPSVTLTIRLIMQGKEVGSIIGKKGEIVNRFREESGAKINISDGSCPERIVTVSGTTNAIFSAFTLITKKFEEWCSQFNDVGKVGKTQIPIRLIVPASQCGSLIGKSGSKIKEIRQTTGCSIQVASEMLPNSTERAVTLSGSAEQITQCIYQICLVMLESPPRGATIPYRPKPQVTGPVILANGQAFTIQGNYAVPTQESYIPDEQVAKNPLASLAALGLAGMNPASTGGINHTANPANRAQQQQHEMTVSNDLIGCIIGKGGTKIAEIRQISGAMIRISNCEEREGGNTDRTITISGNPDSVALAQYLINMSVELQKANLLEQAQAQQNGGATATAAAAPGAAAAVAGTTAIAGAAGAPPAGTNGALTTVTLTGGGAGTGTGGGGAVGPAAAAAASNGTATAANGGTTNGSVSAVAAAAAAAAAGYASANGSQGTNGTVGVNPAAAALSSPLASALQLLTKPGALSALSNLSALDLLNLTTLGSNGGAGTPGGPPVQTTGVNRAKGHYATSRFRQHQTETGGEAEKPRNKFNPY
- the mub gene encoding poly(rC)-binding protein 3 isoform X10, encoding MEDNNTSSSAGGASIKHEDPSVTLTIRLIMQGKEVGSIIGKKGEIVNRFREESGAKINISDGSCPERIVTVSGTTNAIFSAFTLITKKFEEWCSQFNDVGKVGKTQIPIRLIVPASQCGSLIGKSGSKIKEIRQTTGCSIQVASEMLPNSTERAVTLSGSAEQITQCIYQICLVMLESPPRGATIPYRPKPQVTGPVILANGQAFTIQGNYAVPTQESYIPDEQVAKNPLASLAALGLAGMNPASTGGINHTGSAPAALAALAGSQLRTANPANRAQQQQHEMTVSNDLIGCIIGKGGTKIAEIRQISGAMIRISNCEEREGGNTDRTITISGNPDSVALAQYLINMSVELQKANLLEQAQAQQNGGATATAAAAPGAAAAVAGTTAIAGAAGAPPAGTNGALTTVTLTGGGAGTGTGGGGAVGPAAAAAASNGTATAANGGTTNGSVSAVAAAAAAAAAGYASANGSQGTNGTVGVNPAAAALSSPLASALQLLTKPGALSALSNLSALDLLNLTTLGSNGGAGTPGGPPVQTTGVNRAKGHYATSRFRQHQTETGGEAEKPRNKFNPY
- the mub gene encoding poly(rC)-binding protein 3 isoform X7; this translates as MEDNNTSSSAGGASIKHEDPSVTLTIRLIMQGKEVGSIIGKKGEIVNRFREESGAKINISDGSCPERIVTVSGTTNAIFSAFTLITKKFEEWCSQFNDVGKVGKTQIPIRLIVPASQCGSLIGKSGSKIKEIRQTTGCSIQVASEMLPNSTERAVTLSGSAEQITQCIYQICLVMLESPPRGATIPYRPKPQVTGPVILANGQAFTIQGNYAVPTQESYIPDEQVAKNPLASLAALGLAGMNPASTGGINHTGELSASAARCQTDFQSNLGSAPAALAALAGSQLRTANPANRAQQQQHEMTVSNDLIGCIIGKGGTKIAEIRQISGAMIRISNCEEREGGNTDRTITISGNPDSVALAQYLINMSVELQKANLLEQAQAQQNGGATATAAAAPGAAAAVAGTTAIAGAAGAPPAGTNGALTTVTLTGGGAGTGTGGGGAVGPAAAAAASNGTATAANGGTTNGSVSAVAAAAAAAAAGYASANGSQGTNGTVGVNPAAAALSSPLASALQLLTKPGALSALSNLSALDLLNLTTLGSNGGAGTPGGPPVQTTGVNRAKGHYATSRFRQHQTETGGEAEKPRNKFNPY
- the mub gene encoding poly(rC)-binding protein 3 isoform X11, whose translation is MEDNNTSSSAGGASIKHEDPSVTLTIRLIMQGKEVGSIIGKKGEIVNRFREESGAKINISDGSCPERIVTVSGTTNAIFSAFTLITKKFEEWCSQFNDVGKVGKTQIPIRLIVPASQCGSLIGKSGSKIKEIRQTTGCSIQVASEMLPNSTERAVTLSGSAEQITQCIYQICLVMLESPPRGATIPYRPKPQVTGPVILANGQAFTIQGNYAVPTQESYIPDEQVAKNPLASLAALGLAGMNPASTGGINHTAALAALAGSQLRTANPANRAQQQQHEMTVSNDLIGCIIGKGGTKIAEIRQISGAMIRISNCEEREGGNTDRTITISGNPDSVALAQYLINMSVELQKANLLEQAQAQQNGGATATAAAAPGAAAAVAGTTAIAGAAGAPPAGTNGALTTVTLTGGGAGTGTGGGGAVGPAAAAAASNGTATAANGGTTNGSVSAVAAAAAAAAAGYASANGSQGTNGTVGVNPAAAALSSPLASALQLLTKPGALSALSNLSALDLLNLTTLGSNGGAGTPGGPPVQTTGVNRAKGHYATSRFRQHQTETGGEAEKPRNKFNPY
- the mub gene encoding poly(rC)-binding protein 3 isoform X12 gives rise to the protein MEDNNTSSSAGGASIKHEDPSVTLTIRLIMQGKEVGSIIGKKGEIVNRFREESGAKINISDGSCPERIVTVSGTTNAIFSAFTLITKKFEEWCSQFNDVGKVGKTQIPIRLIVPASQCGSLIGKSGSKIKEIRQTTGCSIQVASEMLPNSTERAVTLSGSAEQITQCIYQICLVMLESPPRGATIPYRPKPQVTGPVILANGQAFTIQGNYAVPTQESYIPDEQVAKNPLASLAALGLAGMNPASTGGINHTALAALAGSQLRTANPANRAQQQQHEMTVSNDLIGCIIGKGGTKIAEIRQISGAMIRISNCEEREGGNTDRTITISGNPDSVALAQYLINMSVELQKANLLEQAQAQQNGGATATAAAAPGAAAAVAGTTAIAGAAGAPPAGTNGALTTVTLTGGGAGTGTGGGGAVGPAAAAAASNGTATAANGGTTNGSVSAVAAAAAAAAAGYASANGSQGTNGTVGVNPAAAALSSPLASALQLLTKPGALSALSNLSALDLLNLTTLGSNGGAGTPGGPPVQTTGVNRAKGHYATSRFRQHQTETGGEAEKPRNKFNPY
- the mub gene encoding poly(rC)-binding protein 3 isoform X6; this encodes MEDNNTSSSAGGASIKHEDPSVTLTIRLIMQGKEVGSIIGKKGEIVNRFREESGAKINISDGSCPERIVTVSGTTNAIFSAFTLITKKFEEWCSQFNDVGKVGKTQIPIRLIVPASQCGSLIGKSGSKIKEIRQTTGCSIQVASEMLPNSTERAVTLSGSAEQITQCIYQICLVMLESPPRGATIPYRPKPQVTGPVILANGQAFTIQGNYAVPTQETCPVFPLALATGGLHAGISGLADPLLKGAHLQGAVPAHHHHLQQMPDVAKNPLASLAALGLAGMNPASTGGINHTANPANRAQQQQHEMTVSNDLIGCIIGKGGTKIAEIRQISGAMIRISNCEEREGGNTDRTITISGNPDSVALAQYLINMSVELQKANLLEQAQAQQNGGATATAAAAPGAAAAVAGTTAIAGAAGAPPAGTNGALTTVTLTGGGAGTGTGGGGAVGPAAAAAASNGTATAANGGTTNGSVSAVAAAAAAAAAGYASANGSQGTNGTVGVNPAAAALSSPLASALQLLTKPGALSALSNLSALDLLNLTTLGSNGGAGTPGGPPVQTTGVNRAKGHYATSRFRQHQTETGGEAEKPRNKFNPY
- the mub gene encoding poly(rC)-binding protein 3 isoform X18, producing MEDNNTSSSAGGASIKHEDPSVTLTIRLIMQGKEVGSIIGKKGEIVNRFREESGAKINISDGSCPERIVTVSGTTNAIFSAFTLITKKFEEWCSQFNDVGKVGKTQIPIRLIVPASQCGSLIGKSGSKIKEIRQTTGCSIQVASEMLPNSTERAVTLSGSAEQITQCIYQICLVMLESPPRGATIPYRPKPQVTGPVILANGQAFTIQGNYAVPTQEVAKNPLASLAALGLAGMNPASTGGINHTANPANRAQQQQHEMTVSNDLIGCIIGKGGTKIAEIRQISGAMIRISNCEEREGGNTDRTITISGNPDSVALAQYLINMSVELQKANLLEQAQAQQNGGATATAAAAPGAAAAVAGTTAIAGAAGAPPAGTNGALTTVTLTGGGAGTGTGGGGAVGPAAAAAASNGTATAANGGTTNGSVSAVAAAAAAAAAGYASANGSQGTNGTVGVNPAAAALSSPLASALQLLTKPGALSALSNLSALDLLNLTTLGSNGGAGTPGGPPVQTTGVNRAKGHYATSRFRQHQTETGGEAEKPRNKFNPY
- the mub gene encoding poly(rC)-binding protein 3 isoform X3 — translated: MEDNNTSSSAGGASIKHEDPSVTLTIRLIMQGKEVGSIIGKKGEIVNRFREESGAKINISDGSCPERIVTVSGTTNAIFSAFTLITKKFEEWCSQFNDVGKVGKTQIPIRLIVPASQCGSLIGKSGSKIKEIRQTTGCSIQVASEMLPNSTERAVTLSGSAEQITQCIYQICLVMLESPPRGATIPYRPKPQVTGPVILANGQAFTIQGNYAVPTQETCPVFPLALATGGLHAGISGLADPLLKGAHLQGAVPAHHHHLQQMPDVAKNPLASLAALGLAGMNPASTGGINHTGSAPAALAALAGSQLRTANPANRAQQQQHEMTVSNDLIGCIIGKGGTKIAEIRQISGAMIRISNCEEREGGNTDRTITISGNPDSVALAQYLINMSVELQKANLLEQAQAQQNGGATATAAAAPGAAAAVAGTTAIAGAAGAPPAGTNGALTTVTLTGGGAGTGTGGGGAVGPAAAAAASNGTATAANGGTTNGSVSAVAAAAAAAAAGYASANGSQGTNGTVGVNPAAAALSSPLASALQLLTKPGALSALSNLSALDLLNLTTLGSNGGAGTPGGPPVQTTGVNRAKGHYATSRFRQHQTETGGEAEKPRNKFNPY
- the mub gene encoding poly(rC)-binding protein 3 isoform X15, translated to MEDNNTSSSAGGASIKHEDPSVTLTIRLIMQGKEVGSIIGKKGEIVNRFREESGAKINISDGSCPERIVTVSGTTNAIFSAFTLITKKFEEWCSQFNDVGKVGKTQIPIRLIVPASQCGSLIGKSGSKIKEIRQTTGCSIQVASEMLPNSTERAVTLSGSAEQITQCIYQICLVMLESPPRGATIPYRPKPQVTGPVILANGQAFTIQGNYAVPTQEVAKNPLASLAALGLAGMNPASTGGINHTAALAALAGSQLRTANPANRAQQQQHEMTVSNDLIGCIIGKGGTKIAEIRQISGAMIRISNCEEREGGNTDRTITISGNPDSVALAQYLINMSVELQKANLLEQAQAQQNGGATATAAAAPGAAAAVAGTTAIAGAAGAPPAGTNGALTTVTLTGGGAGTGTGGGGAVGPAAAAAASNGTATAANGGTTNGSVSAVAAAAAAAAAGYASANGSQGTNGTVGVNPAAAALSSPLASALQLLTKPGALSALSNLSALDLLNLTTLGSNGGAGTPGGPPVQTTGVNRAKGHYATSRFRQHQTETGGEAEKPRNKFNPY
- the mub gene encoding poly(rC)-binding protein 3 isoform X16; translation: MEDNNTSSSAGGASIKHEDPSVTLTIRLIMQGKEVGSIIGKKGEIVNRFREESGAKINISDGSCPERIVTVSGTTNAIFSAFTLITKKFEEWCSQFNDVGKVGKTQIPIRLIVPASQCGSLIGKSGSKIKEIRQTTGCSIQVASEMLPNSTERAVTLSGSAEQITQCIYQICLVMLESPPRGATIPYRPKPQVTGPVILANGQAFTIQGNYAVPTQEVAKNPLASLAALGLAGMNPASTGGINHTALAALAGSQLRTANPANRAQQQQHEMTVSNDLIGCIIGKGGTKIAEIRQISGAMIRISNCEEREGGNTDRTITISGNPDSVALAQYLINMSVELQKANLLEQAQAQQNGGATATAAAAPGAAAAVAGTTAIAGAAGAPPAGTNGALTTVTLTGGGAGTGTGGGGAVGPAAAAAASNGTATAANGGTTNGSVSAVAAAAAAAAAGYASANGSQGTNGTVGVNPAAAALSSPLASALQLLTKPGALSALSNLSALDLLNLTTLGSNGGAGTPGGPPVQTTGVNRAKGHYATSRFRQHQTETGGEAEKPRNKFNPY
- the mub gene encoding poly(rC)-binding protein 3 isoform X14; this encodes MEDNNTSSSAGGASIKHEDPSVTLTIRLIMQGKEVGSIIGKKGEIVNRFREESGAKINISDGSCPERIVTVSGTTNAIFSAFTLITKKFEEFNDVGKVGKTQIPIRLIVPASQCGSLIGKSGSKIKEIRQTTGCSIQVASEMLPNSTERAVTLSGSAEQITQCIYQICLVMLESPPRGATIPYRPKPQVTGPVILANGQAFTIQGNYAVPTQEVAKNPLASLAALGLAGMNPASTGGINHTGSAPAALAALAGSQLRTANPANRAQQQQHEMTVSNDLIGCIIGKGGTKIAEIRQISGAMIRISNCEEREGGNTDRTITISGNPDSVALAQYLINMSVELQKANLLEQAQAQQNGGATATAAAAPGAAAAVAGTTAIAGAAGAPPAGTNGALTTVTLTGGGAGTGTGGGGAVGPAAAAAASNGTATAANGGTTNGSVSAVAAAAAAAAAGYASANGSQGTNGTVGVNPAAAALSSPLASALQLLTKPGALSALSNLSALDLLNLTTLGSNGGAGTPGGPPVQTTGVNRAKGHYATSRFRQHQTETGGEAEKPRNKFNPY
- the mub gene encoding poly(rC)-binding protein 2 isoform X2, whose product is MEDNNTSSSAGGASIKHEDPSVTLTIRLIMQGKEVGSIIGKKGEIVNRFREESGAKINISDGSCPERIVTVSGTTNAIFSAFTLITKKFEEFNDVGKVGKTQIPIRLIVPASQCGSLIGKSGSKIKEIRQTTGCSIQVASEMLPNSTERAVTLSGSAEQITQCIYQICLVMLESPPRGATIPYRPKPQVTGPVILANGQAFTIQGNYAVPTQETCPVFPLALATGGLHAGISGLADPLLKGAHLQGAVPAHHHHLQQMPDVAKNPLASLAALGLAGMNPASTGGINHTGELSASAARCQTDFQSNLGSAPAALAALAGSQLRTANPANRAQQQQHEMTVSNDLIGCIIGKGGTKIAEIRQISGAMIRISNCEEREGGNTDRTITISGNPDSVALAQYLINMSVELQKANLLEQAQAQQNGGATATAAAAPGAAAAVAGTTAIAGAAGAPPAGTNGALTTVTLTGGGAGTGTGGGGAVGPAAAAAASNGTATAANGGTTNGSVSAVAAAAAAAAAGYASANGSQGTNGTVGVNPAAAALSSPLASALQLLTKPGALSALSNLSALDLLNLTTLGSNGGAGTPGGPPVQTTGVNRAKGHYATSRFRQHQTETGGEAEKPRNKFNPY
- the mub gene encoding poly(rC)-binding protein 3 isoform X4, translated to MEDNNTSSSAGGASIKHEDPSVTLTIRLIMQGKEVGSIIGKKGEIVNRFREESGAKINISDGSCPERIVTVSGTTNAIFSAFTLITKKFEEWCSQFNDVGKVGKTQIPIRLIVPASQCGSLIGKSGSKIKEIRQTTGCSIQVASEMLPNSTERAVTLSGSAEQITQCIYQICLVMLESPPRGATIPYRPKPQVTGPVILANGQAFTIQGNYAVPTQETCPVFPLALATGGLHAGISGLADPLLKGAHLQGAVPAHHHHLQQMPDVAKNPLASLAALGLAGMNPASTGGINHTAALAALAGSQLRTANPANRAQQQQHEMTVSNDLIGCIIGKGGTKIAEIRQISGAMIRISNCEEREGGNTDRTITISGNPDSVALAQYLINMSVELQKANLLEQAQAQQNGGATATAAAAPGAAAAVAGTTAIAGAAGAPPAGTNGALTTVTLTGGGAGTGTGGGGAVGPAAAAAASNGTATAANGGTTNGSVSAVAAAAAAAAAGYASANGSQGTNGTVGVNPAAAALSSPLASALQLLTKPGALSALSNLSALDLLNLTTLGSNGGAGTPGGPPVQTTGVNRAKGHYATSRFRQHQTETGGEAEKPRNKFNPY
- the mub gene encoding poly(rC)-binding protein 3 isoform X5, whose translation is MEDNNTSSSAGGASIKHEDPSVTLTIRLIMQGKEVGSIIGKKGEIVNRFREESGAKINISDGSCPERIVTVSGTTNAIFSAFTLITKKFEEWCSQFNDVGKVGKTQIPIRLIVPASQCGSLIGKSGSKIKEIRQTTGCSIQVASEMLPNSTERAVTLSGSAEQITQCIYQICLVMLESPPRGATIPYRPKPQVTGPVILANGQAFTIQGNYAVPTQETCPVFPLALATGGLHAGISGLADPLLKGAHLQGAVPAHHHHLQQMPDVAKNPLASLAALGLAGMNPASTGGINHTALAALAGSQLRTANPANRAQQQQHEMTVSNDLIGCIIGKGGTKIAEIRQISGAMIRISNCEEREGGNTDRTITISGNPDSVALAQYLINMSVELQKANLLEQAQAQQNGGATATAAAAPGAAAAVAGTTAIAGAAGAPPAGTNGALTTVTLTGGGAGTGTGGGGAVGPAAAAAASNGTATAANGGTTNGSVSAVAAAAAAAAAGYASANGSQGTNGTVGVNPAAAALSSPLASALQLLTKPGALSALSNLSALDLLNLTTLGSNGGAGTPGGPPVQTTGVNRAKGHYATSRFRQHQTETGGEAEKPRNKFNPY